In the Malania oleifera isolate guangnan ecotype guangnan chromosome 1, ASM2987363v1, whole genome shotgun sequence genome, one interval contains:
- the LOC131143497 gene encoding protein PHLOEM PROTEIN 2-LIKE A10-like: MDMNLVKMGLDYTRRRKKWILLLAAFGFTGYGAYRVYHTPAVAQKRQRLFKLLGALISVADAVSDSAETVGFISKDLKQFLKSDSDEIPKSFKQISKITRSEEFSESVVRVTRALTGGILGGYQLGAANSIDGRTDNSGFTDKVFNKFFTTAGSGFASVVVGSFARNLVMAFYADGAMGIDLESTSVQRWLTLLCSDKCRALIGDCVQMFVSTAVTVYLNKTMDINTYDEIFKGLTNPNHEERVKDMLVSVCSGTVETLVKTSHEVLTSPSSNSDAGLTYSYSAIDHSPDLKKVEEELCEKETFSNELKAEEKFDEYTDSGWIGKMMSNLAVPSYRRFVLDLTGRVTFETVRSFLEFFLEKSLDGLKRSVSAVHGAVVDRSVGAVRYVTAKFSVIVSLFLSLCLHLLGGDEFLVPA; encoded by the coding sequence ATGGACATGAATCTGGTGAAAATGGGTTTGGACTATACCCGTCGAAGGAAGAAATGGATTCTCCTTCTGGCGGCTTTCGGGTTCACTGGTTATGGGGCTTATAGGGTTTATCACACACCAGCTGTGGCTCAGAAGAGGCAGAGATTGTTCAAGCTCTTGGGAGCCCTAATCTCGGTTGCGGATGCTGTTTCTGATTCGGCTGAGACAGTGGGATTCATCTCGAAAGATTTGAAACAGTTCCTGAAATCGGATTCGGATGAAATTCCCAAAAGTTTCAAGCAAATTTCCAAAATTACGAGGTCAGAGGAGTTTTCAGAATCCGTAGTGAGGGTTACGCGAGCTTTAACGGGGGGAATTTTGGGAGGTTATCAATTAGGGGCAGCGAATTCCATTGATGGAAGGACTGATAATTCAGGTTTCACAGACAAGGTTTTTAATAAGTTCTTTACTACTGCTGGATCTGGTTTTGCATCTGTTGTTGTGGGCAGCTTTGCAAGAAACTTGGTTATGGCTTTTTATGCAGATGGAGCAATGGGTATTGATTTGGAATCAACATCTGTTCAGAGATGGCTGACTCTGTTGTGCAGTGATAAGTGCAGGGCACTCATTGGTGATTGTGTGCAAATGTTTGTGAGCACAGCCGTTACTGTTTACCTCAACAAGACTATGGATATCAACACCTATGATGAAATCTTCAAAGGACTCACTAACCCAAACCATGAAGAGAGAGTGAAAGACATGCTGGTGTCCGTGTGTAGTGGCACTGTAGAAACTCTCGTTAAGACCTCGCACGAGGTGTTGACGAGTCCCAGTTCGAACAGCGATGCAGGTTTAACTTACTCATATTCAGCCATTGATCACAGTCCGGATTTGAAAAAGGTCGAAGAGGAGCTTTGTGAAAAAGAAACATTCTCAAATGAATTGAAAGCAGAAGAAAAATTTGATGAGTATACAGACAGTGGGTGGATTGgcaaaatgatgtctaatttggCAGTGCCAAGCTATAGGAGATTTGTTCTCGACTTGACCGGGAGAGTTACATTCGAAACAGTTCGATCCTTCTTGGAGTTTTTCCTGGAGAAAAGTCTTGATGGCTTGAAAAGAAGTGTTAGTGCTGTTCATGGAGCGGTTGTCGACAGGAGCGTTGGAGCTGTGAGATATGTTACTGCTAAGTTCTCTGTAATTGTGTCTCTGTTTCTCTCCTTGTGTTTGCACCTATTGGGCGGCGACGAGTTTTTGGTGCCTGCTTAA